Proteins encoded within one genomic window of Flavobacterium gilvum:
- a CDS encoding ABC transporter ATP-binding protein has product METILSIHNLSKRYGSLQALKNVSLEIKKGNVYGILGPNGSGKSTTLGIVLNVVNKTSGTYSWFNGNLQTHEALKKVGAIIERPNFYPYMTAEENLKLVCKIKNIDYSKISEKLELVGLNDRKKSRFSAFSLGMKQRLAIASALLNDPEILILDEPTNGLDPQGIHQIRDIIKKIASKGTTILLASHLLDEVEKVCSHVLVLRKGEVLYSGAVDGITANEGFFELQADDTDNLIQVLKTHPAIEKTVISEGKVLVYLKTNLDSKDLNQFLFSNNICLSHLVKRKNSLEEQFLELTKNQ; this is encoded by the coding sequence TTGGAAACAATTCTTTCAATACATAACCTCAGCAAGCGTTATGGCAGTCTTCAGGCCTTAAAAAATGTTTCATTGGAAATAAAAAAAGGCAATGTTTACGGCATCCTGGGCCCTAATGGAAGCGGAAAATCAACCACTTTGGGCATTGTTCTAAATGTTGTAAACAAAACTTCGGGAACATACAGTTGGTTTAACGGGAATCTTCAAACGCATGAAGCTTTGAAAAAAGTGGGAGCAATTATCGAAAGACCCAATTTTTACCCTTATATGACCGCTGAGGAAAACCTGAAACTGGTTTGCAAAATAAAAAACATTGATTACTCCAAAATTTCGGAGAAACTAGAATTGGTAGGTCTCAATGACAGAAAAAAAAGTCGATTCAGTGCTTTTTCTTTAGGAATGAAACAGCGCTTAGCTATTGCCTCTGCCCTATTGAACGATCCGGAAATATTGATTTTGGACGAACCAACAAATGGACTAGACCCACAGGGAATTCATCAAATACGGGATATTATAAAGAAAATTGCATCAAAAGGAACCACAATTTTATTGGCTTCTCATTTATTGGACGAAGTCGAGAAAGTTTGCTCCCATGTTTTGGTTTTAAGAAAAGGAGAAGTTCTTTACTCTGGTGCTGTAGACGGAATTACCGCCAATGAAGGATTCTTTGAATTGCAGGCAGATGATACCGACAATTTAATTCAGGTGTTGAAAACCCATCCGGCGATTGAAAAAACGGTTATATCTGAAGGAAAAGTTTTGGTTTACCTGAAAACAAATTTGGACTCAAAGGATTTAAACCAATTTTTATTTTCCAACAATATTTGTTTAAGCCATTTGGTAAAACGCAAAAACAGCCTAGAAGAACAATTTTTAGAATTAACCAAGAATCAATGA
- a CDS encoding ABC transporter permease produces the protein MKRLLSIELQKIWLNKASRTLTLAYFVLLSFIALIASIKFEIGNIHFQVAEMGIFNFPYIWHFDTYVAAFLKLFLAIVIVSMMANEYSYGTLKQNLIDGLSKKEFILSKFLTIVFFSLCSTIFVFVLTLILGYSFSSYTEIGIVFSDLEYLLAFFVKLVGFFSFCLFLGILVKRSAFALGFLLIWNIVEGILKTILNFSIFPEGKTASYITQLFPLESMANLIVEPFTRTSIAKTIGTQMGVENLKDYSVHFSSILIVLCWAFLFIFLSYKTLKNRDL, from the coding sequence ATGAAACGATTACTCTCTATAGAATTACAAAAAATATGGCTGAACAAAGCCAGCCGTACGCTTACTCTGGCTTATTTTGTATTGCTTTCTTTTATTGCTTTGATTGCCTCCATTAAATTTGAAATTGGGAATATTCATTTTCAGGTTGCCGAAATGGGGATTTTCAACTTTCCATATATTTGGCATTTCGACACTTATGTTGCTGCTTTTTTGAAACTTTTTCTGGCTATCGTAATTGTTTCCATGATGGCAAATGAATACAGCTATGGGACTCTAAAACAAAATCTGATTGACGGATTGAGCAAAAAAGAATTCATTCTCTCCAAATTCCTGACTATTGTTTTTTTCTCATTGTGCTCAACTATTTTTGTTTTTGTGCTGACCTTAATTTTAGGTTATAGTTTTTCATCATATACCGAAATTGGTATTGTTTTCTCCGATTTGGAATATCTTTTGGCTTTTTTTGTAAAATTAGTTGGCTTCTTTTCTTTCTGTTTGTTTTTAGGGATATTGGTAAAACGTTCTGCATTTGCATTGGGTTTTCTTTTAATATGGAATATTGTCGAAGGAATTCTAAAAACGATTTTAAACTTCAGCATCTTTCCGGAAGGCAAAACAGCGAGCTACATTACACAACTATTCCCGTTGGAATCTATGGCAAACTTAATAGTTGAACCTTTCACAAGAACGTCTATTGCAAAAACAATCGGAACCCAAATGGGAGTAGAAAACCTCAAAGATTACAGCGTGCATTTTTCAAGTATTTTAATTGTTTTGTGCTGGGCTTTTCTATTTATATTTCTATCCTATAAAACACTAAAAAACAGAGATTTATAG
- a CDS encoding T9SS type B sorting domain-containing protein, which yields MKGTKNLLFLILCIFSTSVKAQFITVDDNKTAQQLVENVLVKSTCANVSNFNATGDRFTPGRNSYGYFNADTSNFPLREGVILATSTSRAARGPYTANSGGGNSEWKGDSDLDLALGIHSINATVLEFDFVPLTSAISFNYIFASNEYQKDFSCKYSDAFAFLIKEKGTTDNYKNIAVIPGTTTPVSSKNIHPTIIDDPSTPVPGPVENGCPAINETLFGNYNTITSSSPINYNGQTKTLNAYADVVIGKTYHIKLVIADDNSELYDSAVFLEAGSFTADIDLGPDRTAATNNPLCYGDSFTIDTKLPLTYAYEWYKDGSTIPMPGENKPSLTVTTPGTYKVKVPLLPAACTAEDEIKIEYAPQIVLNNSTLYQCDDNGDGISVFNLTKADNIIKNNNPSLTKLVYYKSMADAQNETNPILNTTSYVNSVPNETLVAKVSNAFNCFDYAQLNLVISNNAISPQNPIQSCDNDATQDGLTQFDLNAKVTPQVINGLPSGLVVEYYLNQTDAIAQKNQLPNLFTNTIANQQTIYARIVNGTDCYKITPETLVVNVFNPNDFQDESSFICENSTETLTIQSGFTSYLWSNGSTTNTTTVIAPGEYTVTVTNSAGCQKTKKYIVNPSSIGTITNAAVSDFAGNDNSVTISYSGKGDYEFSLDGNLYQDSPVFNGLSPGMYWATTNDKNGCGISAPYQIYVLDYPRFFTPNNDGFNDTWKIKNLDLLPKSSITIFDRYGKLLKQLNEPNTGWNGFYLGRELPSDDYWFALTFEDGKTIKGHFSLKR from the coding sequence ATGAAAGGCACTAAAAATCTTCTTTTTTTAATACTCTGCATTTTCTCAACTTCAGTAAAAGCGCAGTTTATCACAGTAGATGACAACAAAACTGCCCAACAACTGGTTGAGAATGTTTTGGTCAAAAGTACTTGTGCCAATGTTTCAAATTTCAATGCAACGGGAGACAGGTTTACCCCAGGCCGAAATAGTTATGGCTATTTCAATGCCGACACTAGTAATTTCCCTCTTAGAGAAGGTGTTATATTAGCAACCTCAACCAGTAGAGCTGCAAGAGGCCCTTATACAGCCAATTCAGGAGGAGGGAATTCTGAATGGAAAGGTGATTCTGATTTAGATCTAGCATTAGGTATTCACAGCATTAACGCCACGGTTCTTGAATTTGATTTTGTCCCATTAACTAGTGCTATTAGTTTTAATTATATTTTTGCATCAAATGAATACCAAAAAGATTTTTCTTGTAAGTACTCAGATGCATTTGCTTTTTTGATTAAGGAAAAAGGAACTACCGATAATTATAAAAATATCGCAGTAATCCCAGGAACAACAACTCCAGTGTCTTCCAAAAATATTCATCCTACAATAATTGATGACCCCTCAACACCGGTTCCTGGTCCTGTTGAAAATGGTTGTCCTGCTATAAACGAAACCCTTTTTGGAAATTATAATACCATTACCTCTTCGAGTCCTATTAATTATAACGGTCAAACCAAAACACTAAACGCTTATGCCGATGTAGTCATCGGTAAAACATATCATATCAAATTAGTAATTGCCGATGACAATTCCGAATTATATGACTCAGCCGTTTTTCTAGAAGCGGGAAGTTTTACTGCTGATATTGACTTAGGTCCTGATCGTACTGCTGCAACAAATAATCCTTTGTGTTATGGCGATAGTTTTACTATTGACACAAAACTTCCTTTAACTTACGCTTATGAATGGTATAAAGATGGTTCAACAATCCCTATGCCTGGTGAAAACAAACCAAGCCTTACTGTTACAACTCCCGGCACTTACAAAGTCAAAGTCCCTTTGTTACCTGCTGCTTGTACTGCCGAAGATGAGATAAAAATAGAATATGCGCCTCAAATTGTTTTAAATAATTCCACCCTTTACCAATGTGACGATAACGGTGACGGAATTTCAGTATTTAATTTAACAAAAGCAGATAACATCATTAAAAACAATAATCCTTCATTGACAAAACTAGTTTATTATAAATCAATGGCTGATGCCCAAAATGAAACAAATCCTATTCTGAATACAACTTCGTATGTTAATTCGGTGCCAAATGAAACGCTTGTCGCCAAAGTTAGCAATGCATTTAATTGCTTCGATTATGCCCAATTGAATCTAGTAATTTCCAACAATGCCATTTCACCACAAAATCCAATACAGAGTTGTGATAATGATGCAACGCAGGACGGATTAACCCAATTTGATTTGAATGCCAAAGTCACTCCACAAGTCATTAATGGACTGCCTTCTGGCTTAGTAGTTGAATATTATCTAAATCAAACGGATGCCATTGCACAAAAAAACCAATTACCAAATCTTTTTACCAATACGATTGCAAATCAGCAAACTATTTATGCCCGAATCGTAAATGGCACCGATTGTTACAAAATAACTCCAGAAACACTGGTTGTAAACGTTTTTAACCCAAACGATTTTCAAGACGAAAGCTCTTTTATTTGTGAAAATTCGACTGAAACATTAACTATTCAAAGCGGATTTACCAGTTATTTATGGAGCAATGGCTCAACAACAAACACAACAACCGTGATCGCTCCCGGCGAATATACTGTTACCGTGACCAACTCAGCAGGTTGCCAAAAAACAAAAAAATACATTGTAAATCCTTCAAGTATCGGAACTATAACCAATGCAGCTGTATCTGATTTTGCAGGCAATGATAATTCTGTCACCATTTCGTATTCCGGCAAGGGAGATTACGAATTTTCATTGGACGGGAATTTGTATCAGGACAGTCCCGTTTTTAATGGACTCAGCCCTGGAATGTATTGGGCAACCACAAATGACAAAAATGGCTGTGGTATCTCGGCTCCCTATCAAATCTATGTACTTGATTATCCTCGTTTTTTCACTCCAAATAATGATGGATTCAACGATACTTGGAAGATTAAAAACCTTGATCTCCTACCAAAATCGTCAATTACTATTTTTGACCGCTACGGAAAATTGCTAAAACAACTTAATGAGCCGAATACTGGATGGAACGGCTTTTACTTAGGTCGAGAATTACCTTCTGACGATTATTGGTTTGCCTTAACCTTTGAAGACGGAAAAACAATAAAAGGTCATTTTTCTTTGAAAAGATAA
- a CDS encoding T9SS type B sorting domain-containing protein, producing the protein MKTKFPLLLILFCAINSFAQFSKTHYIPPLISSNGLVADQHIYISTPSLTNVNFKIIANGGAVINGTVNSSSPYYYYVGTGSNTQLFTPTSGKVDNRGYVIEAEDLIYVSVRVNAGYNSNNGSYSHAGGLVSKGNSALGTTFRLGAMLNPLFDMTLLNFASVLATENGTKITISNIPNGTILVDGTTVTGPITAILNKNESYVIAMQNNNYGGTPSNSSKIIGGLVTSDKPVVVNSGSFGGSNSAISSSGRDVGFDQIVSLEKTGKEYVFIKGLGTNDLERVILVAHSDNTQIFLNGNTSSPFKILNKGEYIAIDGSNFINGNMYVSTTENVFAYQCIAGTPNPANQNLFFVPPINCSTPNTVDNIPQIQSIGNNSFNGYLNVVTETGATVLLNDSPIGVPPVSIEGTSAFVRYTVSGLSGNIAVKSTKQVYVSYFGTNGAATYGGYYSGFDLKPEIVSGKIALNSSSCIPNVSLKINSLSSYDTFAWYKDDVVIPGEIKNSYTPTQPGFYQVRGSISGCVSNIFSDKIPVSECPINIDNDLANDNVDIDYDNDGITNCTESYGNLPVNLSNSNSGTLTTGTYSNTFSGSVTSSVPAAAVPFVGKADGSFVTEVLAGKGFSASYNLTFAKPINLALEYVSSSNTTDLLNSDAEYIVNSDINKTITVLNPNNQLLIDTNYDGVYESGVTQFSSFEIRFRLNGSIPLPAGTGTFQFLSYQTQSLKITHKNLLENAGNKSTFKLTATCVPKDSDGDGVPDQLDLDSDNDGIPDLIENQVKPKTLSNTDTNLNGLDDIFEPQIPPLDTDNDGVPNYLDLDSDNDGIFDIVESGSNAPDVNKNGIIDTPTFGTNGLSDSLETTTDSGILKYTVLDSDTDGIKNFTETDSDNDGCNDVIEAGFSDPNFDGILGNSPVTVNTNGVVTSGTNGYTLPNSNYILSIPIIITKQPENQTVCESQNVTFTIESNADSFQWQVSTDSGNIWNSLVNNTIYSGVKTTAVTIQKTTLPMNGYQYRVLLNRNNNACGLTSANTAKLNILDLPVLNSPITIIQCDDDTDGISNFNITEKNSFISSNFSNQKFTYFTTLAGANTNDSSVLISNPLVFSSSNKSIWTRVENSNGCFSVAQLDLKVSTTQINSGFKRIFKVCDDFIDAVHDDKDGITAFNFSSVTADIQGMLPAPSTNYIIKYYANEADALSEINAITNTSNYRNTTPNQQEIWVRVDSNLDNACFGLGNYVTLKVNAKPNIDINSDLSANKLICSNLPTFFVKLNAGIIGNVPADTYNYVWSKDGSIIPGENNETLDVNEEGKYTVEVSNKEDNSCSRSRTITVTASDIATLNSVNISDLSQSNTVEVNTSGSGNYDYSINAPNGPFQDSNYFENVPPGILELYIHDKNGCGTISKTIAVLGIPKFFTPNNDGYNDYWNIKGANEMFNSGAKIFIYDRYGKAIKQIFASSNGWDGTYIGNPMPSDDYWYTIKLDDGREAKGHFSLQR; encoded by the coding sequence ATGAAAACAAAATTCCCCCTATTGTTAATTCTATTTTGTGCCATAAACTCTTTTGCACAATTTAGTAAAACCCATTACATTCCACCATTAATTTCGTCAAATGGATTAGTTGCAGACCAACACATATATATATCGACACCTAGTCTCACCAATGTCAATTTCAAAATAATTGCCAATGGGGGAGCTGTAATTAACGGAACTGTAAATAGCAGTAGCCCGTACTATTATTACGTTGGAACTGGAAGCAATACACAGCTATTCACTCCTACTTCAGGAAAAGTAGACAACCGAGGATATGTGATTGAGGCCGAAGATTTAATTTATGTCAGCGTCAGAGTCAATGCTGGCTACAATAGCAACAATGGTTCATATAGTCACGCCGGAGGATTGGTTTCCAAAGGAAATAGCGCACTGGGAACTACTTTTAGGCTTGGAGCAATGCTTAATCCGCTTTTTGATATGACTTTATTGAACTTTGCTTCGGTTCTAGCCACAGAAAACGGTACAAAAATCACGATTTCAAATATTCCAAACGGAACTATTCTTGTTGATGGAACTACGGTTACAGGACCAATAACAGCTATACTAAATAAAAACGAAAGTTATGTGATTGCCATGCAAAACAATAATTATGGCGGCACTCCTTCCAATAGTTCCAAGATAATAGGCGGATTAGTGACTTCAGACAAACCTGTTGTAGTCAATTCTGGCTCTTTTGGCGGAAGCAACAGTGCTATTTCCAGTAGTGGAAGAGATGTTGGCTTTGACCAAATTGTTTCATTAGAAAAAACAGGAAAAGAATATGTATTTATAAAAGGACTTGGAACAAATGATTTAGAACGCGTTATTTTGGTTGCCCATTCAGATAACACCCAAATTTTTCTTAACGGTAATACTTCTTCACCATTCAAGATACTAAATAAAGGAGAATATATTGCTATCGACGGAAGTAATTTCATTAATGGAAATATGTATGTGTCCACAACCGAAAATGTTTTTGCCTATCAATGTATTGCAGGAACTCCTAATCCGGCTAATCAAAATTTATTTTTTGTACCTCCTATTAACTGTTCGACGCCTAATACCGTAGATAACATTCCACAAATTCAGTCGATTGGCAATAATTCTTTTAATGGTTATTTGAATGTCGTTACCGAAACTGGAGCTACCGTTTTATTAAACGACAGCCCTATTGGAGTCCCTCCAGTTTCAATTGAGGGAACATCGGCATTTGTTCGTTATACTGTATCGGGGTTATCAGGGAATATTGCTGTAAAATCAACAAAGCAAGTATATGTTTCCTATTTTGGAACTAATGGTGCCGCAACCTACGGAGGTTATTATTCTGGTTTTGATTTGAAACCGGAAATTGTAAGCGGTAAAATTGCATTAAATAGCTCGTCCTGTATCCCGAATGTTTCCTTAAAAATAAACTCTTTATCCTCTTATGATACTTTTGCATGGTATAAAGACGATGTAGTGATACCGGGAGAAATTAAGAATAGCTACACTCCTACCCAACCCGGATTTTATCAAGTAAGAGGAAGTATTTCGGGTTGTGTAAGCAATATTTTCTCGGACAAAATTCCGGTAAGTGAATGCCCGATAAACATCGACAATGACTTAGCAAATGACAATGTCGATATTGATTATGACAATGACGGAATAACAAATTGTACGGAATCATACGGAAACCTTCCTGTTAATCTTTCAAATTCCAATTCGGGAACTTTAACAACAGGAACCTATTCTAATACGTTTTCGGGATCAGTTACCAGTTCGGTTCCGGCTGCAGCCGTCCCTTTTGTCGGTAAAGCAGATGGAAGTTTTGTTACCGAAGTTTTGGCTGGAAAAGGATTTTCGGCAAGCTACAATTTGACTTTTGCTAAACCGATAAATCTGGCATTAGAATATGTTTCAAGTTCAAATACAACTGATTTATTAAATTCTGATGCCGAATACATCGTCAATTCAGACATTAACAAAACCATTACGGTATTGAATCCAAACAACCAATTATTAATAGACACCAATTATGACGGTGTTTATGAAAGTGGCGTGACACAATTCTCCTCTTTCGAAATTCGTTTTCGACTAAACGGAAGTATTCCTTTGCCGGCAGGAACTGGTACTTTCCAATTCTTGTCATATCAAACCCAGTCACTCAAAATCACTCACAAAAATCTATTAGAAAATGCCGGAAACAAATCAACATTCAAACTCACAGCGACTTGTGTACCAAAAGATTCTGATGGAGATGGAGTTCCAGATCAATTGGATTTAGATTCAGATAATGACGGAATTCCAGATCTTATCGAAAATCAAGTGAAACCAAAAACACTTTCCAATACAGACACCAATTTGAATGGATTGGATGATATTTTTGAACCACAAATCCCCCCATTAGATACTGATAATGATGGAGTTCCTAATTATCTTGATTTGGACAGCGACAATGACGGAATATTCGATATAGTCGAATCAGGAAGCAATGCACCAGACGTTAACAAAAATGGGATTATTGACACTCCTACATTTGGAACCAATGGATTATCCGATTCATTAGAAACAACTACAGATAGCGGCATTTTAAAATACACCGTTTTGGACTCTGATACAGATGGCATAAAAAACTTTACCGAAACAGACAGTGACAATGACGGTTGCAACGATGTCATCGAAGCCGGGTTTTCTGACCCAAATTTTGATGGCATATTAGGCAACTCGCCTGTTACGGTAAACACCAATGGTGTAGTAACCAGTGGTACAAATGGTTATACGCTACCCAATTCCAACTACATACTTTCAATTCCTATCATAATAACCAAACAACCCGAAAACCAAACCGTTTGTGAATCACAAAATGTAACTTTCACTATTGAATCCAATGCAGACAGTTTTCAATGGCAAGTTTCTACTGATAGTGGTAACATTTGGAATTCATTGGTAAACAATACTATTTATTCAGGAGTTAAAACTACAGCTGTTACCATCCAAAAAACAACTCTCCCAATGAATGGTTACCAATATCGTGTACTTTTAAACAGAAACAACAACGCCTGTGGATTAACTTCTGCCAATACGGCGAAACTAAATATTTTAGACTTACCGGTTTTAAACTCGCCCATTACTATCATTCAATGCGACGATGATACTGATGGAATTTCTAATTTCAACATAACCGAAAAGAACAGTTTTATATCGTCTAATTTTTCCAATCAAAAGTTCACCTATTTCACCACTTTGGCTGGAGCAAATACTAACGATTCTTCTGTACTTATTTCAAATCCTCTAGTATTTTCAAGCAGCAATAAAAGTATTTGGACAAGAGTTGAAAATTCAAACGGATGTTTTAGCGTAGCTCAATTGGATTTAAAAGTCTCTACAACCCAAATCAATTCAGGTTTTAAAAGAATATTTAAAGTTTGTGATGATTTTATTGATGCCGTACATGATGACAAAGACGGCATTACTGCATTTAATTTCAGTAGCGTAACAGCCGATATTCAAGGCATGCTTCCGGCTCCAAGCACAAACTACATTATAAAATACTACGCCAATGAAGCCGATGCTCTGTCAGAAATAAACGCAATTACAAATACTTCAAATTATAGAAATACAACTCCAAACCAGCAGGAAATTTGGGTACGCGTCGATAGTAATCTAGACAATGCCTGTTTTGGATTAGGAAATTACGTAACACTCAAAGTAAATGCAAAACCAAATATAGACATCAACAGTGATCTGAGCGCCAATAAATTAATCTGCTCCAATTTGCCTACTTTTTTTGTCAAACTCAATGCCGGAATTATTGGCAATGTTCCAGCCGATACCTACAATTATGTTTGGTCTAAGGATGGAAGCATAATTCCCGGAGAAAACAACGAGACTTTGGATGTCAATGAAGAAGGAAAATATACCGTCGAAGTATCCAACAAAGAAGACAATAGCTGTAGCAGATCCAGAACCATTACCGTAACAGCCTCAGATATTGCAACACTTAATTCGGTAAACATATCCGACTTATCGCAATCCAACACTGTTGAAGTAAACACTTCGGGATCTGGAAATTACGATTACAGCATTAATGCTCCAAACGGACCATTTCAAGATTCCAATTACTTCGAAAACGTCCCTCCAGGCATACTCGAACTTTACATCCATGACAAAAATGGTTGCGGAACCATTTCAAAAACGATTGCAGTACTGGGAATCCCTAAATTTTTTACTCCAAATAATGATGGTTATAACGACTATTGGAACATCAAAGGAGCAAATGAAATGTTCAATTCCGGGGCCAAAATCTTTATTTATGACCGATACGGAAAAGCAATCAAACAAATCTTTGCCTCAAGTAACGGTTGGGACGGAACCTACATTGGCAACCCAATGCCTTCCGATGATTATTGGTACACCATAAAACTGGATGACGGAAGAGAAGCCAAAGGTCATTTTTCATTGCAAAGATAA
- a CDS encoding DUF2141 domain-containing protein encodes MLKHFIPILVFISSFGFAQNADLTVSVSDLKNNTGSLTAELYNTKEKFLKTPYKIASSPIKSNTASVTFTGIPKGEYTVLVYHDINKNGKLDKYIIGMPKEPVACSNNAKGFMGPPKYDDAKFTVTADSKINIIMTKAH; translated from the coding sequence ATGTTAAAACACTTCATCCCAATCCTAGTATTCATTTCTAGTTTTGGATTTGCCCAAAATGCAGATCTTACTGTTTCAGTTTCAGATTTAAAAAACAATACCGGATCACTTACCGCCGAATTGTACAATACCAAAGAAAAATTCCTCAAAACACCTTATAAGATTGCCTCTTCTCCAATTAAATCCAACACCGCTTCGGTTACTTTTACAGGAATCCCAAAAGGAGAATATACCGTTCTTGTATATCATGACATAAACAAAAACGGAAAACTAGACAAATACATCATCGGAATGCCCAAAGAACCTGTTGCCTGTTCCAACAATGCAAAAGGATTCATGGGACCTCCAAAATATGATGATGCCAAATTCACCGTTACTGCCGATTCTAAAATCAATATTATAATGACAAAGGCTCATTAA
- the typA gene encoding translational GTPase TypA, whose protein sequence is MEAIRNIAIIAHVDHGKTTLVDKIMYHCQLFRENENTGDLILDNNDLERERGITITSKNVSVVYKGTKINIIDTPGHADFGGEVERVLNMADGVCLLVDAFEGPMPQTRFVLQKAIDLGLKPCVVINKVDKENCTPEEVHEKVFDLMFELGAQEWQLDFPTVYGSAKNNWMSDHWENQTENIEPLLDMVISNVPAPKVSEGTPQMLITSLDFSSFTGRIAIGRLERGVLKEGMPISLVKRDGKVIKSRIKELHTFEGLGRKKVEEVVAGDICAIVGIEGFEIGDTIADFENPEALQTIAIDEPTMSMLFTINDSPFFGKEGKFVTSRHIRERLTKELEKNLAMKLGETDSADKFMVFGRGVLHLSVLIETMRREGYELQIGQPQVIIKEIDGVKCEPIEELTIDLPETLSGRAVEFVSIRKGEMLSMEGKGDRMIVKFNIPSRGIIGLRNQLLTATAGEAIMSHRFIGYEPYKGEIPGRNNGSLISMENGKAIPYSIDKLQDRGKFFVDPNEDIYEGQVIGENTRSDDMTVNVTKTKKLSNVRSSGADDKARIIPAIKFSLEEALEYIQKDEYVEVTPKSLRLRKIYLSETDRKRFKF, encoded by the coding sequence ATGGAAGCTATTAGAAACATTGCAATTATTGCCCACGTCGATCACGGTAAAACAACTTTGGTTGATAAAATTATGTATCACTGTCAATTATTTCGTGAAAACGAAAATACAGGTGATTTGATCCTTGATAACAATGACTTAGAACGTGAAAGAGGTATTACTATTACTTCTAAGAATGTTTCTGTAGTATATAAAGGTACCAAAATTAATATTATCGATACTCCTGGCCACGCCGATTTTGGTGGAGAGGTTGAGCGTGTATTGAATATGGCTGATGGTGTTTGTTTATTGGTAGATGCTTTTGAAGGACCAATGCCACAAACTCGTTTTGTATTGCAAAAAGCAATTGATTTAGGATTAAAACCATGTGTTGTTATCAATAAAGTTGATAAAGAAAACTGTACTCCCGAAGAAGTTCATGAAAAAGTTTTCGACTTAATGTTTGAATTGGGCGCTCAAGAATGGCAGTTGGATTTCCCAACAGTTTATGGTTCTGCTAAGAATAACTGGATGTCTGACCACTGGGAAAATCAAACAGAAAATATTGAGCCACTATTGGATATGGTAATTTCAAATGTGCCTGCTCCAAAAGTATCTGAAGGAACTCCACAAATGTTGATTACTTCTTTGGATTTCTCTTCTTTTACAGGACGTATCGCAATCGGTCGTTTGGAAAGAGGTGTTTTAAAAGAGGGAATGCCGATCTCTTTGGTAAAAAGAGATGGTAAAGTTATAAAATCAAGAATTAAAGAATTACATACTTTTGAAGGTCTTGGACGTAAAAAAGTAGAGGAGGTTGTAGCTGGGGATATTTGTGCTATTGTTGGTATCGAAGGTTTTGAAATTGGAGATACTATTGCCGATTTTGAAAATCCTGAAGCATTGCAAACAATCGCTATCGATGAGCCTACAATGAGTATGTTGTTCACGATTAACGATTCTCCTTTCTTTGGAAAAGAAGGTAAGTTTGTAACTTCTCGCCACATTAGAGAAAGATTGACAAAAGAGTTGGAAAAAAACCTAGCTATGAAATTGGGAGAAACTGATTCTGCTGATAAATTCATGGTTTTTGGTCGTGGTGTATTACACTTGTCTGTTCTTATCGAAACAATGAGAAGAGAAGGGTATGAGTTGCAAATTGGTCAACCACAAGTTATTATCAAAGAAATTGATGGTGTGAAATGTGAGCCGATTGAAGAATTGACAATTGATTTACCAGAAACGCTTTCAGGTAGAGCGGTAGAGTTTGTTTCTATCCGTAAAGGTGAAATGTTGAGTATGGAAGGGAAAGGAGACCGTATGATTGTAAAATTCAACATACCATCTCGTGGAATCATCGGTTTGCGTAACCAATTATTGACTGCAACTGCAGGTGAAGCTATCATGTCGCACCGATTTATTGGATACGAACCATACAAAGGTGAAATTCCTGGGCGTAACAATGGTTCTTTGATTTCTATGGAAAATGGAAAAGCGATTCCTTATTCTATCGATAAATTGCAGGATCGTGGTAAATTCTTTGTTGATCCAAACGAGGATATTTATGAAGGTCAGGTTATTGGTGAAAACACTCGTAGCGACGATATGACTGTTAATGTTACAAAAACGAAAAAACTTTCAAACGTACGTTCTTCTGGAGCAGATGATAAAGCAAGAATTATTCCTGCTATCAAATTCTCTTTGGAGGAAGCTTTAGAATATATTCAAAAAGACGAATATGTAGAGGTAACTCCAAAATCACTTCGTTTGAGAAAAATATATTTATCTGAAACAGATAGAAAAAGATTTAAATTCTAA